Proteins co-encoded in one Ziziphus jujuba cultivar Dongzao chromosome 9, ASM3175591v1 genomic window:
- the LOC107426479 gene encoding L-type lectin-domain containing receptor kinase IX.1 isoform X1 codes for MALWYPGQHISASLITTFLLLNYIPYSSFSLEFDYPVLDQHNRTLITQGNTTYLGSEIQLTKLNKTDQIGHVKYFEDFQLWDKATGRVWDFTTSFSFIIYSPFDPRGDGLAFFLAQPPFGIPSTTDASGMGLTEAGGSTSSSHPFVAVEFDTLRNYFDPIDVGEHVGVNVKDMISSKYSSWSCNISTLKVYNATVSYSSRMKNLSVIYTGYNKEDVPFQQSLSYGINLTEYLPERVTFGFSAANGLFTSRHILRSWSFHSGDFTTSTTSDSPKKTSTNSKTRLVIGISVGVCVFVGALAFISFGIWKWKKSTEEEGEDDDELSIDPLMDNDFERSSGAKRFSYDELVAATANFSEEEKLGQGGFGCVYRGFLKNMSSYVAIKKISTKSQQGIKEYASEVKIITQLRHRNLVQLIGWCHRKKDLLLIYEFMSNGSLDVHLFRGKSLLTWAARYNIARGLASALLYLHEEWEQCVLHRDIKSSNVMLDSNFNAKLGDFGLARLVDHEKGSQTTMVAGTLGYLAPECFATNRARRESDVYSFGVVILEIACGRKPFEPEVGESDHEGGLVEWVWKLYGMEKVLEAADPRLCREFDEQQMERLMIVGLWSAHPDYNMRPSIKQATHVLEFEAPLPALPLEMPLPTYLSPSFPQFLYGSTSASEDTKTESSTTISHYTSS; via the coding sequence ATGGCTCTTTGGTATCCTGGGCAACATATCTCAGCTTCGTTGATTACCACTTTTTTGCTTCTGAATTATATCCCATATTCATCCTTTTCACTTGAATTTGATTATCCAGTACTAGATCAACATAATCGTACCTTAATAACCCAAGGAAATACTACATATTTGGGTTCAGAAATCCAACTgaccaaattaaacaaaacagACCAGATTGGGCATGTAAAGTATTTTGAAGACTTTCAACTTTGGGACAAAGCCACTGGAAGAGTATGGGATTTCACTACCAGTTTCTCCTTTATCATCTACTCGCCATTTGATCCACGTGGAGATGGTTTGGCCTTCTTCCTCGCACAGCCTCCGTTTGGAATTCCAAGTACTACTGATGCCAGCGGAATGGGTTTGACAGAGGCCGGTGGCTCCACCTCAAGTTCGCATCCATTTGTTGCGGTGGAGTTCGATACCTTGCGAAATTACTTCGACCCAATAGATGTTGGCGAGCATGTAGGAGTCAACGTCAAGGACATGATTTCTAGTAAGTACTCATCTTGGTCTTGTAATATCTCAACCTTGAAGGTATACAATGCCACTGTAAGTTACAGTTCTAGGATGAAAAATCTAAGTGTTATCTATACTGGATATAATAAAGAGGATGTTCCATTTCAGCAAAGTCTTTCCTATGGAATTAATTTAACAGAATATTTACCAGAGAGGGTTACTTTTGGCTTCTCAGCTGCCAATGGATTATTCACTTCCAGACACATTCTTCGTTCATGGTCATTCCATTCTGGTGACTTCACAACAAGCACGACTTctgattcaccaaaaaaaacaagCACAAATTCTAAGACAAGGTTGGTCATTGGGATAAGCGTaggtgtttgtgtttttgttggagctttagcttttatttcttttggtaTATGGAAGTGGAAGAAGAGTACCGAAGAGGAaggtgaagatgatgatgaattgAGTATTGATCCGTTAATGGACAATGATTTTGAGAGAAGCAGTGGAGCTAAAAGGTTTTCCTACGATGAGTTAGTCGCAGCAACAGCCAACTTTTCAGAGGAAGAGAAACTTGGACAAGGAGGCTTCGGTTGTGTTTATAGAggttttttgaaaaacatgAGTTCGTATGTAGCTATAAAGAAGATATCCACCAAATCTCAACAGGGGATAAAGGAATACGCATCCGAGGTGAAGATCATCACCCAATTGAGGCATAGAAATTTGGTACAACTCATCGGTTGGTGCCACAGAAAGAAAGATCTACTTCTCATCTACGAGTTTATGTCAAATGGGAGTTTAGATGTCCATCTTTTCAGAGGTAAAAGCTTATTGACTTGGGCGGCAAGGTACAACATAGCTAGAGGTTTGGCCTCAGCATTGCTCTACTTGCACGAAGAGTGGGAACAATGCGTGTTGCATAGGGATATTAAATCAAGTAATGTAATGTTGGATTCGAATTTCAATGCTAAGCTGGGTGATTTTGGCTTAGCTAGGCTGGTGGACCATGAAAAGGGGTCACAAACCACAATGGTGGCTGGGACTTTGGGCTATTTGGCTCCTGAATGTTTCGCAACCAACAGGGCGAGGAGGGAATCTGATGTTTACAGCTTTGGTGTTGTGATTCTGGAGATAGCTTGTGGAAGAAAACCCTTCGAACCTGAGGTTGGAGAAAGTGATCATGAAGGTGGATTAGTGGAGTGGGTATGGAAGCTCTATGGGATGGAAAAGGTTTTGGAAGCGGCTGATCCCAGACTTTGTAGGGAATTTGATGAGCAACAAATGGAAAGATTGATGATTGTTGGGCTCTGGAGTGCTCACCCGGATTACAATATGAGACCTTCAATTAAGCAAGCTACTCATGTACTTGAATTTGAAGCTCCATTGCCTGCTCTGCCATTAGAGATGCCATTGCCGACTTACTTGTCTCCTTCATTTCCACAGTTTTTGTACGGTAGCACTTCTGCTTCTGAGGATACCAAAACCGAGTCGTCAACCACTATTAGTCACTATACCAGTTCTTGA
- the LOC132805444 gene encoding protein ALP1-like — protein MDRRKLVVIQSFCWGFMFIFFMYMYVAWQRKNERRVRNRITRNTDLRTSFIDSLLDNDVTCISQLRMDRRTFVILCRLLRQDGYVKRDGTVTLEEQVCIFLHIIAHHTKNRTIISRFYRSGETISRYFNSVLNGVLRLHSILLRHPEPVSDNCSDDRWKMFKNCLGALDGTYIKVKVPEIDKPRYRTRKGEIATNVLGVCNPNMEFIFVLPGWEGSASDSRVLRDAISRPNGLRVPTGKTNP, from the exons ATGGATAGAAGAAAATTAGTTGTGATTCAATCTTTTTGTTGGGGCtttatgtttatcttttttatgtacatgtatgtagcgtggcaaaggaaaaatgaaagacGTGTTAGGAATAGAATAACTAGGAATACCGACTTGCGTACATCTTTTATAGATAGTTTGTTGGACAATGATGTCACTTGTATTAGTCAATTgaggatggataggagaacatttgttattttatgtcgGTTATTACGCCAAGATGGATATGTGAAAAGAGATGGTActgttacattggaagagcaagtgtgcatatttttgcacataattgctcatcatacaaAAAACCGTACAATTATCAGTCGATTCTATAGATCAGGGGAGACaattagtagatatttcaattcagtaTTGAATGGGGTGTTGCGCTTACATTCCATTTTGTTGAGGCATCCTGAACCTGTGTCAGATAATTGCtcggatgatagatggaaaatgtttaag aattgtttgggagcattagatggaacttatattaaggtgaaAGTACCTGAAATCGATAAGCCAAGATATCGAACAAGAAAGGGTGAGATCGCAACAAATGTCTTAGGTGTATGTAACccgaatatggaatttatatttgtattaccggGTTGGGAAGGCTCCGCTTCAGATTCCAGAGTACTTAGAGATGCAATAAGTAGGCCAAATGGACTAAGAGTACCAACCGGTAAGACCAATCCTTAA
- the LOC107426479 gene encoding L-type lectin-domain containing receptor kinase IX.1 isoform X3 yields the protein MALWYPGQHISASLITTFLLLNYIPYSSFSLEFDYPVLDQHNRTLITQGNTTYLGSEIQLTKLNKTDQIGHVKYFEDFQLWDKATGRVWDFTTSFSFIIYSPFDPRGDGLAFFLAQPPFGIPSTTDASGMGLTEAGGSTSSSHPFVAVEFDTLRNYFDPIDVGEHVGVNVKDMISTANGLFTSRHILRSWSFHSGDFTTSTTSDSPKKTSTNSKTRLVIGISVGVCVFVGALAFISFGIWKWKKSTEEEGEDDDELSIDPLMDNDFERSSGAKRFSYDELVAATANFSEEEKLGQGGFGCVYRGFLKNMSSYVAIKKISTKSQQGIKEYASEVKIITQLRHRNLVQLIGWCHRKKDLLLIYEFMSNGSLDVHLFRGKSLLTWAARYNIARGLASALLYLHEEWEQCVLHRDIKSSNVMLDSNFNAKLGDFGLARLVDHEKGSQTTMVAGTLGYLAPECFATNRARRESDVYSFGVVILEIACGRKPFEPEVGESDHEGGLVEWVWKLYGMEKVLEAADPRLCREFDEQQMERLMIVGLWSAHPDYNMRPSIKQATHVLEFEAPLPALPLEMPLPTYLSPSFPQFLYGSTSASEDTKTESSTTISHYTSS from the exons ATGGCTCTTTGGTATCCTGGGCAACATATCTCAGCTTCGTTGATTACCACTTTTTTGCTTCTGAATTATATCCCATATTCATCCTTTTCACTTGAATTTGATTATCCAGTACTAGATCAACATAATCGTACCTTAATAACCCAAGGAAATACTACATATTTGGGTTCAGAAATCCAACTgaccaaattaaacaaaacagACCAGATTGGGCATGTAAAGTATTTTGAAGACTTTCAACTTTGGGACAAAGCCACTGGAAGAGTATGGGATTTCACTACCAGTTTCTCCTTTATCATCTACTCGCCATTTGATCCACGTGGAGATGGTTTGGCCTTCTTCCTCGCACAGCCTCCGTTTGGAATTCCAAGTACTACTGATGCCAGCGGAATGGGTTTGACAGAGGCCGGTGGCTCCACCTCAAGTTCGCATCCATTTGTTGCGGTGGAGTTCGATACCTTGCGAAATTACTTCGACCCAATAGATGTTGGCGAGCATGTAGGAGTCAACGTCAAGGACATGATTTCTA CTGCCAATGGATTATTCACTTCCAGACACATTCTTCGTTCATGGTCATTCCATTCTGGTGACTTCACAACAAGCACGACTTctgattcaccaaaaaaaacaagCACAAATTCTAAGACAAGGTTGGTCATTGGGATAAGCGTaggtgtttgtgtttttgttggagctttagcttttatttcttttggtaTATGGAAGTGGAAGAAGAGTACCGAAGAGGAaggtgaagatgatgatgaattgAGTATTGATCCGTTAATGGACAATGATTTTGAGAGAAGCAGTGGAGCTAAAAGGTTTTCCTACGATGAGTTAGTCGCAGCAACAGCCAACTTTTCAGAGGAAGAGAAACTTGGACAAGGAGGCTTCGGTTGTGTTTATAGAggttttttgaaaaacatgAGTTCGTATGTAGCTATAAAGAAGATATCCACCAAATCTCAACAGGGGATAAAGGAATACGCATCCGAGGTGAAGATCATCACCCAATTGAGGCATAGAAATTTGGTACAACTCATCGGTTGGTGCCACAGAAAGAAAGATCTACTTCTCATCTACGAGTTTATGTCAAATGGGAGTTTAGATGTCCATCTTTTCAGAGGTAAAAGCTTATTGACTTGGGCGGCAAGGTACAACATAGCTAGAGGTTTGGCCTCAGCATTGCTCTACTTGCACGAAGAGTGGGAACAATGCGTGTTGCATAGGGATATTAAATCAAGTAATGTAATGTTGGATTCGAATTTCAATGCTAAGCTGGGTGATTTTGGCTTAGCTAGGCTGGTGGACCATGAAAAGGGGTCACAAACCACAATGGTGGCTGGGACTTTGGGCTATTTGGCTCCTGAATGTTTCGCAACCAACAGGGCGAGGAGGGAATCTGATGTTTACAGCTTTGGTGTTGTGATTCTGGAGATAGCTTGTGGAAGAAAACCCTTCGAACCTGAGGTTGGAGAAAGTGATCATGAAGGTGGATTAGTGGAGTGGGTATGGAAGCTCTATGGGATGGAAAAGGTTTTGGAAGCGGCTGATCCCAGACTTTGTAGGGAATTTGATGAGCAACAAATGGAAAGATTGATGATTGTTGGGCTCTGGAGTGCTCACCCGGATTACAATATGAGACCTTCAATTAAGCAAGCTACTCATGTACTTGAATTTGAAGCTCCATTGCCTGCTCTGCCATTAGAGATGCCATTGCCGACTTACTTGTCTCCTTCATTTCCACAGTTTTTGTACGGTAGCACTTCTGCTTCTGAGGATACCAAAACCGAGTCGTCAACCACTATTAGTCACTATACCAGTTCTTGA
- the LOC107426479 gene encoding L-type lectin-domain containing receptor kinase IX.1 isoform X2 has protein sequence MALWYPGQHISASLITTFLLLNYIPYSSFSLEFDYPVLDQHNRTLITQGNTTYLGSEIQLTKLNKTDQIGHVKYFEDFQLWDKATGRVWDFTTSFSFIIYSPFDPRGDGLAFFLAQPPFGIPSTTDASGMGLTEAGGSTSSSHPFVAVEFDTLRNYFDPIDVGEHVGVNVKDMISKRVTFGFSAANGLFTSRHILRSWSFHSGDFTTSTTSDSPKKTSTNSKTRLVIGISVGVCVFVGALAFISFGIWKWKKSTEEEGEDDDELSIDPLMDNDFERSSGAKRFSYDELVAATANFSEEEKLGQGGFGCVYRGFLKNMSSYVAIKKISTKSQQGIKEYASEVKIITQLRHRNLVQLIGWCHRKKDLLLIYEFMSNGSLDVHLFRGKSLLTWAARYNIARGLASALLYLHEEWEQCVLHRDIKSSNVMLDSNFNAKLGDFGLARLVDHEKGSQTTMVAGTLGYLAPECFATNRARRESDVYSFGVVILEIACGRKPFEPEVGESDHEGGLVEWVWKLYGMEKVLEAADPRLCREFDEQQMERLMIVGLWSAHPDYNMRPSIKQATHVLEFEAPLPALPLEMPLPTYLSPSFPQFLYGSTSASEDTKTESSTTISHYTSS, from the exons ATGGCTCTTTGGTATCCTGGGCAACATATCTCAGCTTCGTTGATTACCACTTTTTTGCTTCTGAATTATATCCCATATTCATCCTTTTCACTTGAATTTGATTATCCAGTACTAGATCAACATAATCGTACCTTAATAACCCAAGGAAATACTACATATTTGGGTTCAGAAATCCAACTgaccaaattaaacaaaacagACCAGATTGGGCATGTAAAGTATTTTGAAGACTTTCAACTTTGGGACAAAGCCACTGGAAGAGTATGGGATTTCACTACCAGTTTCTCCTTTATCATCTACTCGCCATTTGATCCACGTGGAGATGGTTTGGCCTTCTTCCTCGCACAGCCTCCGTTTGGAATTCCAAGTACTACTGATGCCAGCGGAATGGGTTTGACAGAGGCCGGTGGCTCCACCTCAAGTTCGCATCCATTTGTTGCGGTGGAGTTCGATACCTTGCGAAATTACTTCGACCCAATAGATGTTGGCGAGCATGTAGGAGTCAACGTCAAGGACATGATTTCTA AGAGGGTTACTTTTGGCTTCTCAGCTGCCAATGGATTATTCACTTCCAGACACATTCTTCGTTCATGGTCATTCCATTCTGGTGACTTCACAACAAGCACGACTTctgattcaccaaaaaaaacaagCACAAATTCTAAGACAAGGTTGGTCATTGGGATAAGCGTaggtgtttgtgtttttgttggagctttagcttttatttcttttggtaTATGGAAGTGGAAGAAGAGTACCGAAGAGGAaggtgaagatgatgatgaattgAGTATTGATCCGTTAATGGACAATGATTTTGAGAGAAGCAGTGGAGCTAAAAGGTTTTCCTACGATGAGTTAGTCGCAGCAACAGCCAACTTTTCAGAGGAAGAGAAACTTGGACAAGGAGGCTTCGGTTGTGTTTATAGAggttttttgaaaaacatgAGTTCGTATGTAGCTATAAAGAAGATATCCACCAAATCTCAACAGGGGATAAAGGAATACGCATCCGAGGTGAAGATCATCACCCAATTGAGGCATAGAAATTTGGTACAACTCATCGGTTGGTGCCACAGAAAGAAAGATCTACTTCTCATCTACGAGTTTATGTCAAATGGGAGTTTAGATGTCCATCTTTTCAGAGGTAAAAGCTTATTGACTTGGGCGGCAAGGTACAACATAGCTAGAGGTTTGGCCTCAGCATTGCTCTACTTGCACGAAGAGTGGGAACAATGCGTGTTGCATAGGGATATTAAATCAAGTAATGTAATGTTGGATTCGAATTTCAATGCTAAGCTGGGTGATTTTGGCTTAGCTAGGCTGGTGGACCATGAAAAGGGGTCACAAACCACAATGGTGGCTGGGACTTTGGGCTATTTGGCTCCTGAATGTTTCGCAACCAACAGGGCGAGGAGGGAATCTGATGTTTACAGCTTTGGTGTTGTGATTCTGGAGATAGCTTGTGGAAGAAAACCCTTCGAACCTGAGGTTGGAGAAAGTGATCATGAAGGTGGATTAGTGGAGTGGGTATGGAAGCTCTATGGGATGGAAAAGGTTTTGGAAGCGGCTGATCCCAGACTTTGTAGGGAATTTGATGAGCAACAAATGGAAAGATTGATGATTGTTGGGCTCTGGAGTGCTCACCCGGATTACAATATGAGACCTTCAATTAAGCAAGCTACTCATGTACTTGAATTTGAAGCTCCATTGCCTGCTCTGCCATTAGAGATGCCATTGCCGACTTACTTGTCTCCTTCATTTCCACAGTTTTTGTACGGTAGCACTTCTGCTTCTGAGGATACCAAAACCGAGTCGTCAACCACTATTAGTCACTATACCAGTTCTTGA